GTTTGAAGCCCAGCGCCCGGAATTCGTCGAAGCATCCCGATAACAGCGCGAGCGCGGCGGAACCGCCCAAAACCTTGAGGAAGCCACGACGGGCGGTGAAACCCTGGACACCTTCTGCTCGGTGCTCCGGCATGGGCAGTCTCCGGTACGGATGGGCGGCCGCGGGGCCGCGCTGGGCCCATTGTTGCACCCCAGCGTTGGGATGGGTAGAAAGCGCGTTTGCTTAGCGGGGAGGCTGCGCTACGGCCCGCAGCCCGGCCCACAGGATCGCCAGTTCCTGGCGGAACAGATGTCCGATGCCTTTCGGGTTGGACGCACGCAGGGACAGCGGAACCCCGAAGAAGATCGCAAGCAGCGCGACCAGGGCGGTGGGGATCAGGGTGTTGGGCGGCAGTTCGCCGGAGCGCACCGCGTGTTCCAGTTGCGGTGTGATCAAGGCCTCCAGCCCCTTGGCGGGACGTTCGTCGAGTTCCTCCCGTTCCTCCCGTTCCGGGAGGGCGAGGCGACATTCAGCACGGGTCAACGGGGGCAGGGTCAGGCGTTCCCGGGTCCGGGCCTGCAGGGCGATGACTTCTCCCCAGGTCCCGGGGTGTTCCTGCATATGCCGGGCCGCGAAGTCGAACAGATCGTGGATGGCCGCGAGGCCGCTGTAGCCTGCCGCCCGGCCGTGCCACGTGGCCTCCAGGGCCCAGAGCTGGCCGAAGTAATGGAGCAGGTCGGTCTTGGAATGGAAATAGTTGAAGAAGGTGGCTTCCGAAACCTGGGTCGCCTCACATAGTTCCCGCACCGAGAGCTGATCCAGCGGGCGCGCCTCGAGACGTTCCAGGGCGGCGTGGAGCAGTGCGAGTTTGGTCTGGGCATATTTGCGTTCCCGTAATGGGAGGTTGCCTACGGCCATGGGATTTAACATCTCTTTCAGGTTTTGGGTTTCCAACCCCTGATTCCGGGGCGGATGTCCGCGAGAGCGGCCGGCCCTCCCGCCTCTTGCCACCGGACCGGGGGATAGTTGGGGAGGGCCATAAAGTTGGGGTTAAGTATAGTTCGTCTTGGGCGCGGGGCGGAATCGCCGCAGTGGGCAGCCATTGGGAGCTCGGCGGCGTGCGCGGGTCGTGGCGTGCGCTGGCGGGGCGGGGCCTGGGTGTTGGTCGCGCCGCCTACCGGACCATTCCAATTCCGCTATGATGCGGATATGACCGTCCGCTGTATCGATGCCGTTCCCCGCCCGGCGTTGGGCCACGCGCCGGCTGGGCCACCCGTGCGCGCCGTCCGGACCGGCGTGGAGCGCAGGGGTTGCAGTGCGTGGTCGGTGCTGGCAGCGGTTTGGTTTCTGGTGGTTGGTCCGATGGCCCGGGCCGGACTACCCGACCCTACTGCGGCCTACCGTGTTGGGCACCCTGCTACTGCGGTCCAGGCGTTGCGGCGGTCGGCAGCCGCCGGCGATGCGCGCGCCCAGGTATCGTTGGGGGTCCGATACGATTACGGACGGGGTGTGCCGCGCGACCCCGTCCGTGCCCTGCGCTGGTACCGGCGTGCCGCGGCCCAGGGCAACGTCATGGGCCAGTTTAATGTGGGATGGCACTACGAGCGGGGCCTGGGGGTCCGGCGCGACCCGGTGCTGGCGCGCTACTGGTACCGGAAGGCGGCCACGGGCGGCAGCGTGCAGGCCCAGGTGCTGCTGGGCGCGATCTACGATGAAGGTCGTGGCGTACCCCGGGATTACCGTGCGGGGCTCAAATGGTATCGGATGGCGGCACGGCAGGACTCCGCCCTGGCGAAATTCAACGTGGCGTGGCACCTGGACCTGGGACTTGGGGTGCCCCGGAACCGCCACCAGGCCATGGAGTGGTATCACGAGGCGGCGCGCCAGGGGCTGGCACTGGCGCAGTTCACGCTTGCCCAGCACTATGATCAGGGCGCTGGCGTGGCTGCGGATCCCGCCGTGGCCGTGGTCTGGTACCGGCGCGCGGCGCAACGTGGTTTCACGCCAGCGCAGTTCAACTTGGCCTGGGACTATGAGCATGGACACGGCATGTCGCGCGATTACGGCCAAGCGGCCTATTGGTACCGCAAGGCGGCGGAGTCCGGGGATGTCCGCGCCCAGCTCAATCTGGGGCGGCTCTACTACCAGGGCCGCGGGGTGCCCAAGGATCTGGTTTTGGCACGGATGTGGGTTGGGCTTTCGGCCGCGGAGGGGAACGCCCATGCCACGCAGGCACGGGCGTTCCTGGACCGCCTCATGACCGAGCCGCAGGTGGCGCAAGCGCAGGCGCTGGCGCGGCGTTGGTTACCGCAGCGACCGGTGTCGGCAACCCGGTCCGCGACCCTCGCAACCCCGCTTCCCTGAGGGTATCGCCGGAGTTTCCCGGTCCTGCCTTGCGCTTCCGCGCAGCCCTGCTAGCATGGGTTCCACGCAGGATCAGTCACGGGAGTCTGCAATGCTCGGCACGCACGGCGCCTGGGGTTGGGGAGTCGGTATCGTCGCGTTCGCTTTCGGCCTCGGGGCGGGCTTCGCGCTGGCCTATTTCGCCCTGTTTCGGGATCGGAGGGTCAAGGCCCTGCAGCAGGAACTGGAGGCCACGCAGGCCGCGTTCGATGCCTACCGCCGCCGGGTCGACAAGAGTTTCCGCAAGACCTCGGAGTTGTTCCAGGGCATGACGCGGCAGTACCGCGACGTCTACGATCACTTGGCGAACAGTGCAGAGGCCCTGTGTGGCACCGGTGCCGTGGCACCGCTCCTGGACCTCCCGGATGCGCTGGGCGCCCGCCCGGTGCGCGTGCCGACGGTGACCGGAGCTGCCGGGACACAGCGCCCCATATCCCGCGGCGGACCCGCGGTTCCACCGTTGTCCCAGCGTGGTCCTGAGGGGGAGGATCAGGCTGGCGATGTCCCGTCTACGGTTGATCTGGCGCACGCCCCGCTTCCGCGCCACGAGACCCGCGGCTCACCGTGATTCGCGGCGGACTCAGTGCTTGCGCGATAGCAGGCCCAGGTTGGCCACTACGAAGGGCGTCAGGTAGTTGAGTCCGATCTTGATCCAGATGGCGGTGTTCATGCCGTGGTGCAGGATCTGATCCCCGAGGTTGTAGAAGACCAGCCAGCTTCCCACTAGAAATGCGATGATAAGAGTGCGGCGCAGATGCGTCGGATCGGCGGCCGCGCCTATGAGGCATGCGCATTGGTGGGCGAAGGAGCTGTCGGACACAGTGGGCGGCCTCTCCGTTGGGCGGGGGATGTCTGGCCCAGGAATTTTGCCATGATTCCATATTCTCCGTCCCGGAAGAAAGTCACGCGTCGCTTGGCAGGGATGCGGGCTGGCGCGTGATCTCCGGGCCCCGGCCGTTGTTTTGGTTGTCCGGCGCACAACACCTTGCGGAATGAATGGTTACCCCGATGATGCGTCGCCTGGGCACGACAAACACCCGCGATCGAAGACACCTATAATATATACCTTGCCGCAGCGCTCTGATGCGGGTGTTTCCATTGTCAGCCACCGGGAAGTCCGCTAGCGTACGGTCACGAATCGTGCCTGTCCCTGCGGGGGCTCGCAGCCTACCAGTACTTTCGGAATCCGGTCCCGACGGCGGCTGATTCCCCGACCCTTGGACGTTACGTAGCGTGCTCCGTGCGTTCCCGGCCCGGGTGATCGGAACCCGCCGGATCGCGCTGCTGCCCAGTAAGCCCCGCGGTATTCACCCAATACCCTGTGGTCCGACCCTGATGGGGTTGGGCTGTTGCGAGGAGTGAGGTCTCGAAATGAATACACAGTTGGCCGCCGCGCGCGGCGCCGACCAGTACCAGCGGATCCTTCCGGCGGTGATCCTGATAGCGCTGCTGCTGGCGACCTACGCCACCTTCTCCGGTGGAACCCTGCGCCATTTGCTCGTGCGCGTGCAGACCGAACATTGGGCGCAGATCATCGTGCAGCCCAGTCTCCTGTGGGCGATGATGGGCTTTGCGCTGCTCGGTTTTCGTACCCTGCTATGGTTGCGTTATCGGCCGTTCGCGTCGGTAGACCCCGCCGCCGCCCCGATGCTTACGGTGATCATCCCCGCGTACAACGAGGGGCCGATGGTGGAGAAGGCCATCGACTCGGTCGCCAGCGCCCGCTATCCACACGGCTGCCTGGAGATCTTTGTGGTGGACGACGGGAGCCGGGACGACACCTGGGAGTACATCCAGCGCGCCGCCCTGCGTCAGCCGGAGTTGATCACCGCGGTCCGGTTCGCGCAGAACCAGGGTAAACGCGCTGCGCTGGCCGCGGGTTTTCGGCGCGCGCGCGGCGCGGTGGTGGTGACCATCGACTCGGATAGCGTGATCGAGCCCGACACGTTGCTGGCCATAGTCGGGCCGTTCCGGGATCCGAAGGTTGGGGCGGTGGCCGGGCGTGTGGCGGTCTACAACCGGTTCCAGGGGCTCATACCGCGCATGCTGCGGGTGCGTTTTTCCCTTGCCTTCGATTTCCTGCGCGCGACCGAGTCCATGTATCGCACCGTCTACTGTTGTCCCGGTGCCCTGGCGGGGTACCGCACGGCGGTGGTCCGCAAGGTGTTGGGGTGGTGGGAAAATCAGACCTTCCTGGGCGCGGTATGCAGCTTCGGTGAGGATCGCGCGTTGACCAACTGCATCCTGGAAGAAGGCTACGATACGGTCTACCAACGCAGCGCGGTGGTGCATACCATCGTCCCGTTGACCTATACCCGGCTCTGCAAGATGTTCCTGCGCTGGGACCGGAGCTACGTGCGCGAGGAATTGCGTCTGGCACGGATCGTCTGGAAACGCCCGCTCGGACCGCGCCTGATCGCGATCGTGGACAAGACGATTACCAACCTGCGTTATCCGGTAAGTTATGCAACCCTGGGTCTGATCATCGCCCTATCGGTCCACGAGCCCACAGCGATCCTGCATTTACTGGCGGCCGTCGGTATGATGTCGATGCTCTATATGCTGTACTACCTGCGCATGGAGCGCTCCTGGGACTTCGTTTTCGGCGTGTTGTACGCCTATTACGCATTGTTCTCCATGTTCTGGATCTTTCCCTATGCGCTCGTAACGGTGCGCGCGCGCTCGTGGCTGACCCGATGAAGGAGCGATGAAGGAGCCAGCGCGAGCAGCTCCCGGTGCGCAGGCACCCCTTTAGAACGTCGCCCGGTACCCGACCTTGAAGTAATAGCCGCTGTCCAATCCGGCAATGTCCGCCAGCTGGCGGCTGCGCCAGACACCGCCCGCCTGCGCGGCCACGGATAGCCGGTGCCGCAGGTAATAGCGCACCTGCAGCGAGGGGCTGAGAGTCGCCTGGTCGGCACCCGGATGGTGTTCCGCGCGATATCCGATTGCGAGCCGCGGATGTACCCGCCATTTCGGCCCCAGGGGATAGTGTGTATCCACTGTGAACGACGCGACGTCCACGCCGGGCGCTTGCCCATAGCGCATCGCGACGAGGACGGCATCGCCGCGCTTCCACAGGTCCTGTCCACGTACCCTGAGTGAGTACAGCGTTTTTCGCCCCGGGTCGCCAGTCGCCTGGAACCCGCCGTAATCCCCGGCACCGGGACTCCCCGCAAAGGTCACGCTCCCGCCGATCCTCAGTTGCCGGAACAGCGCGCGCGCGGCGCCGATGGTGACCGAGCGGTGATCTGCCGTGATGTCCCGATCCAACTCATCCACCGGATCGCTGCCTTCGTTGGCGAAGCGCGCGCGCAACATGGTCGCCAAGCCGGCCGGCAGGGTGCGGTCGAGGATCATGGCTGAATGCCGTCGGTAGTCCACCAGCACGTTCAGGCTGGTCTTGTCCGGCAGGATCCATCGGCCCAGGATCAGGGCGGTACTCAGGGCGCCCAATGACAGGTTGTAGTGCACCACCCCGAACAGGGACTGCCGTGCACGGAAATAGCGGATCTGACTGCCCACGGTGCGTCGTACCCCGGTCTCAGGGTCGCGCTGTTCGAGCGCGAATAGGTTAAGTCGCCCCGGGAGGTTGGGCCGCCCCAGGTCCATGTTGACACCGTAGAAAAACCGGCCCGCGGAAGCGGAATTCGCCGCGCCCGGGAGCGCGGCGGGGGCGCCGGTGACCGCGTTGAGGGTTGCCAGTGGGTCGAGACCGATGCTCGCCTGCACTCCGTCCATGTGCCCCAGGACCCCTCCGCGGTCCAGCGACTGGCGACCAAACCGTCCCGCGACGTCGCGTTCCCGATCCAGGGCCTGCAGAAACATCGTGTCCACCGTCCCTACGCCCTGCTCCGCGTGACCGGACTCGATCCGATATTGGCCCTGGAACCGGCTGCTCAGATCATAGGCACCGGTGCGCATCTGGTTGGTTATGTCCACCTCGCCGGGGATGGGCGTGGCGTCGCGCGTCGACCCGGGGATTCCGGATACGCCCATGTCCCGGTTCCGGTACGGGATGCCGGATGTCCAGTCTTCGCAGGGTACCGCGGAAGGGGGGTGACACGGTCCGGACCATGGCCCGCCGGTGTTTGTGGCGGTGGTGGTGGGGCCAACCCCAGTGTGACCCTCCGGCGCAGGGTGGGGCGGGGCCCCCCGGGCGTACGCGGCGATCCCGTTGCCGGTGGGGGGGCGTGCGGGGCTCGATTGAAGGGTCTGCGGCGGGACGGAACCCGGGGCTGCGCTGCTGAGGTCCAGTCCCTGCGAGGCACAGCCCGCCAGCAGAATGCACGGGATGGCCCACAGGCAGCGCGTCGCGGCGGCGCGGCGCACGGGCTTGGTTGTCACAACGGGACTCGTATCCGCCGCGCGACCGTGACGTTCGGTCCATTGTGGTGCATTGGACATGGACTTGCCGTCCACCGAACCCCCTTGCCGCGCGGAGCGCGCCGGTACCGGCGCGCCACCTCTGCCCATCGGCCCCCGTTACCGGCCGGAGTGCTCCGGCGGCGTTCCAGATCCTCCCTGTCCGTGTGCCCGCGCTGCGGCGTGGAACACCCCGATCCCTGCTTATCGTGTCATTCGCCCGGCCCCCAGGCCGCGGCAGAGCGCGGTACCACGGAGTCCGTGCGTCCGTGGCCGCGCTTTCGTGTTGGGGTACACAGCCGGGGATGCCCGACCGCCGCGGTTTGGCGGCTGCCCGGCGTCGGCTCGAATCGGACGCTTGAAATGACCGCCCCCTCTGGTTGGGTCGGCCGCAGGCCTGGGTCCTTGAGCATCCGCCGCGACGCCCTGCGCCGCGGCGATGCCGTGCGCGGTCCCGTGCGGCGCGCACCTGAGGCCCTGCCCTGGGTCACCAATGCAGGGGCGGGGCGCTACAATCAGGGGGCTGGTCCGGACCGCTGCGGTGGGTCCCGACGGAATATCCGGACCGGCTCCCTGCCTCAGCGGTTGCGATGGGTAGATTTTTCCAACAATTGTGGAGGACTCGATGGTCGACAGTCTCTTTCCCCGCAAGAATGACGATCCGGGCTATATCGTAGCGTGGCGCTCGAAGCTTGAGCACAAGGCCGGCCGCTACCTCGACCAGGTCATGACCTATGGGGAGGCCAAGAAACGCGCCACGGCCCTCGCCGCTCAGAGTTCGGACAAGACTTTTTGGGCGGAGCGCCCACCGGCGCCTGTGGTGCCCCATTGAGCAGCCGTTGGGGCCGACGCGTCCCAGTCGGGTGATAGCGCGCCGGGAGCGCCCAACGCACGGATGACCGTGGGGGCGTTGCTCCCGGGCGTTTGTTAAAGAGTGACCAGTCGGCGGTGGTTGTCTGGTGCGCAGACCGCTACGCGGAGCGTCTCCATGCGTGATATGTCCGCGCCGCTCTGAATACCAAGCACGATGTTGAATTCTGCGCGATCGCCAGCTTCAAACAGATGGCCGGATTTATCTTCAGCCATACGGCGCTGGGAGGGACTATGACGGATCGCCTCCGGCGTCTCTTTTGTTTGGCGCTGCGAGCGCGGTGTACAGATCGCGCTGCAGTGGCTTCAATGAGACGGTCGCAGGTGGGATCTTCAGTCTGGACGCGCACTGGAATGGGCGCGGTCGGCTGGCGGGCCCGACCGGCGACGTCACGCCCTAAGCCCTGAAGATGCTGGAGCAGGTGTGTGGCCGCACGATTGTGCGCGGGAACTGGAACTAGAACCTATCTCAAACGGGTTCCGCGCCCGATCCAAATCCGAACCCGCCCGGTTATTCTGCGAAGCCCAGCCGGGCTCGGACTGCATCCACGCCAGCCCGGGCGCAGATCTCATCCTTGTCGCCACCTGGCGCCCCCGACACGCCGACTGCACCGACCAGGGATCCGGCGGCGCGGATCGGCAGCCCGCCCCGCAGCATGAGGACGCCATGAACTTGGTCCATCTCCGGGCGGATGTCCGCGCGGTTCCGCAGGAATTCGCCGGAGCTTACGCCCGACAGGATCACTGCGTTGGCCTTGGCCTCGGCGATCTCGATGGTGAACCGGCTTGCGAAGACGTCCCGTATCATGACCTGCGGGATCCCTTCGCGGTCCACTACCACCGCCGTGACCTGATAGCCGTGCTTCCTGCAGGTATCGATGGCATGTTGCGCGATGTCGCGGGCCAGTTCCGGGGTAATTTGCCGCACCGGGATCAGATCCACCGCCCGTACCGGCGCTGCCCAGGGGAGCAGGGCGCACAGGGCGAGACTGGCGAGCAGGTGTTTGGATTTCATCGTTCCGATCCCCCTGACTGATGATCAAGTCCGCTCATCAGGCTCGCATACCACCCTGCGTATTCAGACCTGCGCGGGTTGCACACTCGCCGGGTATCGGACGCCGGTTCCGCCGAGGCCGCAGTAGCCGCCGGGATTCTTGGCCAGATACTGCTGGTGATATTCCTCAGCGTAGTAGAACTTGGGCGCGTCCTGAATTTCCGTGGTGACCGGACCGCGACCCGTGGCCTCCAGCGCGCTCTGATAGTGGTTCCGCGATTCCTGTGCTGCCGCCCGTTGGCGGTCTCCATAGACGTAGATGCCTGAACGGTACTGGGTACCCACGTCGTTGCCCTGCCCCATGCCTTGGGTAGGGTCGTGAGCCTCCCAGAATCGAACCAGGAGTTGCGCATAGGAGATTGCACGCGGATCGTATACCACCTGCACCACCTCGTTGTGGCCGGTCAGGCCGGTGCAAACTTCCCGGTAGGTGGGGTTCGGTGTGTAGCCGGCGGCGTAGCCCACCGCGGTTAGATAGACGCCCGGGGTTTGCCAGAAGCATTTTTCCGCACCCCAGAAGCACCCCATGCCGAACATCGCCATTGCCATGTCTGCTGGAAACGGCGGGCTCAGCGGGTGGCCGTTCACAAAGTGGTACGCCGGTATCGGCATAGGTTCCGCGCGGCCGGGCAGCGCATCCTGCCGGTCCGGTATTCGAATCTTGCGGGAGGAGTTCGACATCATGCAGTCCCCGATACCGTCTGGCCTGTAGCGGGCAGGGCCCTATGGTAGCACGGGCATCCGGGGCCTGGCCCGACTCCAGTGCCGCGCCGCAGCCGGACCGGTTAGGGGATGAGGGCGATCTTGTGGTATGCTGACACGCAGCGTTTGTCGTGGTGGCGCCCGCTGGATCTGCGGGGTCTGCGCCCCTCCCGCTCTCCGTTTAAAACCTGGTCGTGGGCGCCATGTCCATGCATTCTTGATCCCGGGAGGATTATGCCATGCCCTCGAAGACTACCCGCGTCGGCCCGCACGTCCTGCGGCCCGCTACACCGGTGGCGGATCCAGCTCACCCGGCCAGGTCTGGCAGCCGCTTCCAGGTCGGACGTATCGAGAAGAGCCCGATGCCGAGCGGCGACAGCGGCGTGGATTGGCACCGTTATGTGTTGGAGAACGGTTGTAATTCCATTACCGGCTTCCGGCGCGGTACCCTGCAGCAGGTCACGGAACATGCGCAGCAGCTGGCCCAGGAATTGAACGAGCGCCACGATTCACCCCGCGCGCTGCGCTGGACCCCGGGCTCTGCCGGTCGTAAACGCTGACCACGCACTGACGGGCGTCCCCCGGTCCCGGCACGGACGTCGGACGAGGTCCGGAGTAACCCCCCCCGCGCCTGTCCCGCCTCTCTCAAGCCCCGAAACCATTACTGATTGGCCCGCGTCCGTCCGCGCCCCGGCTTTCCCTGCGTCGACAAATCCGAGCGTCGCCATATAATAGTAGCGCGCCGCGGCGGCGCCCGGAGTATGGACGTGCGATTCACCGTCGACGAGTTCAGGGCCTGGAAGAACAAGCGCGTCACGCTCCTCGGGATGTCCGGGGTGGGCAAGACCCGCTTCGCCAACATGCTGCGCCACCGCAACTGGTTCCATTATTCGGGCGACTACCGAATCGGGACCCGATACCTCGACGAGTCGATCCTTGATCATATCAAGCAACAGGCCATGCAGGTTCCGTTTCTGCGGGACTTGTTGCGCGCGGATTCCATCTACATCCGGAACAACATCACCATCGACAACCTGCAACCGGTTTCCAGCTTTCTCGGCAAGGTCGGCAATCCGGAGCAGGGCGGGCTGGGTCTGGGGGAGTTCAAGCGCCGCCAGGAACTGCACCGTCAGGCGGAGGTCGCCGCCATGAAGGACGTGCCGGAATTCATCCGCAAGGCGCAGGAGATCTACGGCTACCAGCACTTCGTTAACGATGCCGGTGGCAGCGTGTGTGAGTTGGATGACCCGGAGGTGTTTCCGGTGTTGGAACGCCATACCCTGATTCTCTACATCAAGGCGACCGGGCGCGACGAACAGGAGTTGATCGGACGTGCGGAGCAGGATCCGAAGCCGCTCTATTACCGGGAGACGTTCCTGGACGCACAGATGGAGATCTACCTCCGGGAGAAAGATCTCGCCTATGTGGCGATGATCGACCCCGACGACTTTGTGCGCTGGATGTTTCCGCGGCTGTTCCACTCGCGGATCCCCCGATATCAGGCGATCGTGGACCGCTGCGGATACAGCATCACCACCGAGGAACTGGCCCGTGTGCGGGATGAGGCCGGATTTCTGGCGCTGATCGAGACCGCGCTGGACCGGCCCGCGTAACACCGGAATCACAGGTCCCGGCAGCCAAGCCGGGATGCGAGCATAGCCATGCCCCTGGTTGCGAATTCGGATCTGCCCGCGTTCCAGCGACTCCGTGAGGAGGGCGAGACCGTTGTCTCCCGGGATGCCGCGCTGCACCAGGATATCCGCGAGTTGCACATTGGGTTGCTTAACCTGATGCCCGATGCGGCGCTCGCGGCGACCGAGCGCCAGTTCTTTCGCCTGGTGGGCGAAAGCAATCAGATCGCCCAATTCTACATGCACCCATTCACCGTCGAGGCGCTTGCCAGGGACGCCGAAGGAGCGGCGCATGTGGCGCGGTACTACGAGCCGTTCGAAAAAATCCAGGAACAGGGGCTCGACGCGCTAATCATCACGGGGGCGAACGTCACCGGGTCGGATCTGTCGCGGGAACCGTTCTGGAAACCCCTGATCCAGGTGATCGATTGGGCCTACGATAATGTCACGTCCACGCTATGCTCCTGTCTGGCCACCCACGCCGTGCTCCAGTTCCGCTACGGTCAGCCGCGTCGGCGGCTCACGCGCAAGCGCTGGGGTGTGTTCCCGCACCGCGTGGTGGATCGGCGCCATCCCCTGGTCAGCGGGGTGAACACCCGCTTCGACGTGCCGCACTCCCGATTCAACGAGGTCTTCCGCGAGCAATTCTCGGCGGCCGGCCTGCATGTGTTGGTGGAGGATGAGCAGGCCGGTGTGCATCTGGCGGTAAGCGAGGATCGATTCCGCCTCGTCTTCTTCCAGGGACATCCGGAATACGACACCATCAGCCTGCTCAAGGAATACAAACGTGAGGTGCACCGCTTCGTGGATGGACAACGTGGGGACTACCCACCCTTCCCGGCCCATTATTTCCGCAAGCGAACCCAGGCGGTCTTGGAGGAATACCGCGATCAGGTGTGCCGTGCGACGCAGCGGGGTGCCCCGATGCCGCCGTTCCCGGAGCCGCTCATCGCCCCCGGCCTGGACAACACTTGGCACGATACCGCCGAGGCGGTGATCAATAACTGGATTGGCCGGGTCTACCAGGTCACTCACCACGACCG
This window of the Chromatiales bacterium 21-64-14 genome carries:
- a CDS encoding peptide-methionine (S)-S-oxide reductase, yielding MSNSSRKIRIPDRQDALPGRAEPMPIPAYHFVNGHPLSPPFPADMAMAMFGMGCFWGAEKCFWQTPGVYLTAVGYAAGYTPNPTYREVCTGLTGHNEVVQVVYDPRAISYAQLLVRFWEAHDPTQGMGQGNDVGTQYRSGIYVYGDRQRAAAQESRNHYQSALEATGRGPVTTEIQDAPKFYYAEEYHQQYLAKNPGGYCGLGGTGVRYPASVQPAQV
- a CDS encoding ATPase, whose product is MRFTVDEFRAWKNKRVTLLGMSGVGKTRFANMLRHRNWFHYSGDYRIGTRYLDESILDHIKQQAMQVPFLRDLLRADSIYIRNNITIDNLQPVSSFLGKVGNPEQGGLGLGEFKRRQELHRQAEVAAMKDVPEFIRKAQEIYGYQHFVNDAGGSVCELDDPEVFPVLERHTLILYIKATGRDEQELIGRAEQDPKPLYYRETFLDAQMEIYLREKDLAYVAMIDPDDFVRWMFPRLFHSRIPRYQAIVDRCGYSITTEELARVRDEAGFLALIETALDRPA
- a CDS encoding homoserine O-succinyltransferase, which produces MPLVANSDLPAFQRLREEGETVVSRDAALHQDIRELHIGLLNLMPDAALAATERQFFRLVGESNQIAQFYMHPFTVEALARDAEGAAHVARYYEPFEKIQEQGLDALIITGANVTGSDLSREPFWKPLIQVIDWAYDNVTSTLCSCLATHAVLQFRYGQPRRRLTRKRWGVFPHRVVDRRHPLVSGVNTRFDVPHSRFNEVFREQFSAAGLHVLVEDEQAGVHLAVSEDRFRLVFFQGHPEYDTISLLKEYKREVHRFVDGQRGDYPPFPAHYFRKRTQAVLEEYRDQVCRATQRGAPMPPFPEPLIAPGLDNTWHDTAEAVINNWIGRVYQVTHHDRKLPFKSDVDPADPLGLRPAGPRA